A single Anopheles arabiensis isolate DONGOLA chromosome 2, AaraD3, whole genome shotgun sequence DNA region contains:
- the LOC120898366 gene encoding uncharacterized protein LOC120898366, with amino-acid sequence MQDRHENCKPNFVEEFIELYKSFPCLWHRKSSEYEQQKQRAYDALVQKYREVDPQANKETVKRKINALRTGYRKQLRRLNRPSRAAGSSSSSNNNSDAQRQPTWWYFQLFDFLDDYPSWLKQNGRQEQSQQAHMSQDSEVEQADDIDDSLEQQQQQQQHTINSQWTESCSSGSQHQFQPLTTAQRRSTASAWVSGEQELDELVDQKLNDFLQHDPSAVYGKHVANKLRSLNELQNKFAQKLINDIIFEAEMGSLSRDCTLEGLTGVEPNDSQRNSLTHH; translated from the exons ATGCAAGACAGGCACGAAAACTGTAAGCCCAACTTTGTGGAGGAGTTTATTGAGCTGTACAAAAGTTTCCCGTGCCTGTGGCATCGGAAGTCGAGCGAGTacgagcagcagaagcagcgcGCTTACGATGCGCTGGTGCAAAAGTACCGCGAGGTTGATCCGCAGGCAAACAAGGAGACGGTTAAGCGAAAAATTAACGCACTCCGAACTGGATATCGCAAGCAGTTGCGACGGTTGAATCGGCCATCCCGAGCAGcaggcagcagtagtagcagtaacaacaacagcgacgCCCAGCGGCAACCGACCTGGTGGTATTTTCAACTGTTTGACTTCCTAGACGACTATCCCAGCTGGCTGAAGCAGAACGGCCGACAGGAGCAATCGCAGCAAGCCCATATGTCACAGGACTCCGAGGTGGAG CAAGCAGATGACATTGATGACAgtttggagcagcagcagcagcaacagcaacataccATCAATTCACAGTGGACTGAATCGTGTAGTAGTGGCTCACAGCACCAATTCCAACCACTGACGACTGCGCAACGGCGCAGTACAGCATCTGCTTGGGTTAGCGGCGAGCAAGAGTTAGACGAGCTGGTGGACCAGAAATTGAACGACTTCCTACAGCATGATCCATCGGCGGTGTACGGCAAGCATGTCGCTAACAAGCTGCGGTCGCTGAACGAACTGCAGAACAAGTTCGCCCAGAAGCTGATCAACGATATCATATTCGAGGCAGAGATGGGGAGTTTGAGCAGAGACTGCACCCTGGAAGGATTGACAGGCGTCGAACCGAACGATTCCCAAAGGAATAGTTTGACGCATCATTAG